From one Eleginops maclovinus isolate JMC-PN-2008 ecotype Puerto Natales chromosome 7, JC_Emac_rtc_rv5, whole genome shotgun sequence genomic stretch:
- the LOC134866910 gene encoding histamine N-methyltransferase-like encodes MASPLKSLVIDDNRYQKSFQLFLERSSEHQCMQDFIRNTLPDILASIGDGKSHLNVIGVGSGAGEIDLEMLSQLRMKHPGVTVDNEVVEPSSTQLHHYKVLVSKKPNLDYIKFTWNNMTSSEFQEQWKVKKMTKKADFIHMIQMLYYVKDPGATIDFFQSLLNKNGKLLIILVSGNSGWGKLWKTYRSQLCNTEISQCVTTGDMKSFLDSKGVSYQSYELPSQMDITECFTEGDEKGELLLDFLTEVLDFSNTASPELKAGVLELLQHPDCSVESNGKVTFNNNLGVIVIDPLT; translated from the exons ATGGCATCTCCACTGAAGAGTCTGGTTATTGATGATAACAGATACCAGAAATCCTTCCAGCTTTTTCTGGAGCGCTCCTCCGAGCATCAGTGTATGCAGGACTTCATCCGCAACACGCTGCCAGACATACTGGCCAG CATTGGAGATGGAAAGTCCCATCTAAATGTCATCGGAGTTGGAAGTGGAGCTG GTGAGATTGACCTTGAGATGCTCTCCCAGCTCCGAATGAAGCACCCAGGGGTGACGGTGGATAACGAGGTGGTGGAGCCCAGCAGCACGCAGCTTCATCACTACAAAG ttttggtGTCAAAGAAACCAAATTTAGATTACATCAAATTTACCTGGAACAACATGACTTCCTCCGAGTTTCAGGAGCAGTGGAAAGTGAAAAAGATGACTAAGAAGGCTGACTTCATTCACATGATACAG ATGCTGTACTATGTGAAGGATCCTGGAGCTACCATCGACTTCTTCCAGAGTCTCCTCAACAAGAATGGGAAGCTTCTTATCATCCTAGTTTCTG GTAACAGTGGTTGGGGAAAGCTGTGGAAGACCTACAGGAGCCAGCTCTGTAACACAGAAATAAGTCAGTGTGTGACCACTGGAGACATGAAAAGCTTTCTGGACTCCAAGGGGGTGAGCTATCAGAGCTACGAGCTGCCTTCTCAAATGGATATCACCGAGTGTTTCACTGAGGGGGATGAGAAGGGAGAGCTGCTGCTTGATTTCCTCACCGAAGTGCTGGACTTCAGTAACACAGCCTCGCCTGAGCTCAAAGCTGGTGTCCTGGAGTTACTGCAGCACCCAGACTGTAGCGTGGAGTCCAACGGCAAAGTTACCTTTAACAACAACCTTGGAGTCATAGTCATAGATCCGCTCACATAG